The following are from one region of the Phycisphaeraceae bacterium genome:
- a CDS encoding Gfo/Idh/MocA family oxidoreductase has protein sequence MLTVGVIGCGSISSVYLKNLAASKSVRVAAVADLDDAKARAAAALAPGAKVMSTDALLAAPEINLVLNLTTPHAHASIARAAIAAGKHVYNEKPLTINLDDARNLLEAARARSVLVGCAPDTVLGAGIQTCKQLIDAGTIGKPLGGVAFMLCPGHESWHPDPAFYYAPGGGPVLDMGPYYITALVTLLGPARRVSSLARMTHTTRTITSRPKQGQTIAVEVPTHATGLIEFASGAIVSVVFSFDVQATTLPPIELWGTGGSIRVPDPNGFGGPVSAFASSAACGSREWTDIPLIAGRADNARGIGVEDMAAALAGERKSHRASGSLALHVLEIMHALNRDGVTEIDSPAA, from the coding sequence ATGCTCACCGTCGGCGTCATCGGCTGCGGCTCGATCAGCAGCGTCTATCTCAAGAACCTCGCGGCATCGAAGTCCGTCCGCGTCGCAGCCGTCGCCGATCTCGATGACGCCAAAGCACGCGCCGCCGCCGCGCTCGCGCCCGGGGCGAAAGTCATGTCCACCGACGCCCTGCTCGCAGCTCCCGAGATCAACCTCGTGCTCAACCTCACCACGCCGCACGCTCACGCCTCGATCGCCCGCGCCGCGATCGCTGCCGGCAAGCACGTCTACAACGAAAAGCCGCTGACGATCAACCTCGACGATGCCCGCAACCTGCTCGAGGCTGCCCGCGCGCGCAGCGTGCTCGTCGGCTGCGCGCCCGACACTGTTCTGGGCGCCGGCATCCAGACCTGCAAGCAACTCATCGACGCCGGAACCATCGGCAAGCCCCTCGGCGGCGTGGCGTTCATGCTCTGCCCGGGGCACGAATCATGGCACCCAGACCCCGCTTTCTATTACGCGCCAGGCGGCGGACCCGTGCTCGACATGGGGCCATACTACATCACCGCCCTCGTCACGCTCCTCGGCCCCGCACGCCGCGTGAGCAGCCTCGCGCGAATGACCCACACAACACGCACCATCACCAGCAGGCCAAAGCAAGGCCAGACCATCGCCGTCGAGGTGCCCACTCACGCAACGGGCCTGATCGAGTTCGCCTCGGGCGCGATCGTCTCAGTCGTTTTCTCCTTCGATGTTCAGGCCACAACACTCCCCCCGATCGAACTCTGGGGCACCGGCGGGTCGATCCGCGTGCCCGACCCCAACGGCTTTGGCGGGCCTGTGAGTGCCTTCGCATCGTCCGCAGCCTGCGGCTCGCGCGAGTGGACCGACATCCCGCTCATCGCAGGTCGCGCGGATAACGCACGAGGCATCGGCGTCGAAGACATGGCCGCTGCACTCGCTGGTGAACGCAAGAGCCACCGCGCCAGCGGCTCGCTCGCGCTCCACGTCCTCGAAATCATGCACGCGCTGAACCGCGACGGTGTCACCGAGATCGATAGCCCCGCGGCGTGA
- a CDS encoding endonuclease/exonuclease/phosphatase family protein, with the protein MRFIALLLCALQSLALAQPIIIDGQHNDWPSQHASITDPAGDALGELDVIELGGMSRDNILYLRLRTTSPLNFVAGAQTNPDLRIVFQPDGGPMFELSARGRQLVRRDTAQILTWDAVKYASAPTFASDTYEFRLDLSSVGGIGPAGVTVWLEGSDTLESPLTIPAEKPDPGANPPRVTITPESPASAAAIQPGTPAPILARHIRIASLNTYATGLLDSARIPVFARLLRSTDADIILIQEEYNSNATQVAEFFNTHRPRPGGEAWNVHKRGDNAIISHYPVHPLPNHDASYAAAVVITPRGPIVVLGIHPKCCGYIGSSEDLQRISQTQRMEQLVTEVRSGQHNTAVDLRDAPVIIGGDWNLVGSRTPLDMLTEPQLSRMAELPMLSAGADSSTWRALSGLGFPPGRLDLIVYDAVALTPTFSEVFDTALLTAERLAALGLEAADSRASDHLMLIADFRFDQHP; encoded by the coding sequence ATGCGCTTCATCGCCCTGCTTCTGTGTGCGCTCCAGAGTCTCGCACTCGCACAGCCCATCATCATCGACGGCCAGCACAACGACTGGCCCAGCCAGCACGCCAGCATCACAGACCCCGCCGGCGATGCTCTCGGTGAACTTGATGTCATCGAACTCGGAGGTATGTCACGCGACAACATCCTCTACCTTCGCCTCCGCACCACGTCACCCCTCAACTTTGTCGCAGGCGCGCAGACCAACCCTGATCTGCGCATCGTTTTTCAACCCGATGGCGGTCCAATGTTCGAACTCAGCGCACGCGGCCGCCAACTCGTCCGCCGCGACACGGCTCAGATCCTGACATGGGATGCTGTCAAGTACGCCAGCGCTCCTACCTTCGCCTCGGACACCTACGAGTTTCGGCTCGACCTTTCCTCTGTAGGCGGCATCGGGCCTGCGGGCGTCACTGTGTGGCTTGAAGGATCCGACACTCTCGAATCCCCGCTCACTATCCCTGCGGAAAAGCCTGACCCGGGTGCAAATCCGCCCCGCGTCACAATCACGCCCGAATCCCCCGCAAGTGCCGCTGCGATCCAGCCTGGCACCCCGGCCCCGATTCTGGCGCGCCATATTCGCATCGCAAGCCTCAACACCTATGCCACCGGCCTGCTCGACAGCGCCCGCATCCCGGTCTTCGCCCGCCTCCTGCGCTCAACCGACGCCGACATCATCCTCATCCAGGAAGAGTACAACTCGAACGCCACGCAGGTTGCTGAGTTCTTCAACACGCACAGGCCGCGACCCGGCGGCGAAGCGTGGAACGTGCACAAGCGCGGCGACAACGCCATCATTTCGCACTATCCCGTTCACCCACTCCCGAACCACGACGCTTCGTATGCCGCTGCTGTGGTCATCACGCCGCGTGGTCCGATCGTTGTGCTTGGGATTCATCCGAAGTGCTGTGGCTATATCGGCAGCAGCGAAGACCTTCAGCGCATCAGCCAGACTCAGCGCATGGAGCAACTGGTCACCGAAGTCCGCAGCGGACAGCACAATACTGCCGTCGATCTGCGTGACGCCCCGGTCATCATCGGCGGCGACTGGAATCTTGTCGGCTCGCGCACCCCGCTCGACATGCTCACCGAGCCTCAGTTGTCACGCATGGCAGAACTTCCGATGCTCAGCGCCGGGGCGGACAGTTCGACATGGCGTGCGCTGAGCGGCCTCGGCTTTCCTCCGGGCCGGCTCGACCTGATCGTCTATGACGCTGTGGCGCTCACACCGACTTTCAGCGAGGTCTTCGATACGGCGCTGCTCACTGCCGAGCGCCTGGCCGCGCTGGGGCTCGAGGCCGCCGACTCGCGTGCCAGCGACCACCTCATGCTGATCGCGGATTTCCGGTTCGACCAGCACCCGTGA
- a CDS encoding S8 family serine peptidase, whose protein sequence is MSIDGYRAGRLIVQLTSNSHVIQDQGHQFVLDTSSERATESTRVASALLNSWQVTKLDRAVHPQNEGVSRALGLDRFYFLDLPVTTDLDLRIRQLSAFSDLFVSVEKDRRGSAHLLDEQSGGSQFPLPNDPLFEQQYALENIGQSIRGYAGTVDADLNATAAWSVVGNRPGVVVAVLDSGISFSHPDLAGQIVQGRNFTSGNTEAIDDSWVSHGTHVAGIIAARTNNGIGVAGLAHKSSIMPVRIVDRFGFTFEGYLANGLIWAADNGAKVINISLGFESANSLHRAAVQYAAALDVVMCASSGNISTDPIGFPAALPETIAVGATNNRDEIVGFTSGGPQMDVAAPGRDIYSTWDTTALPDTYEYRSGTSFASPFVAATAALVRTLRPDLTAETIRQVIAASAKDIGPSGWDPFSGSGRIDAYQALLLARAIPFQGTRVCIADLNGDGSVDFIDIQLFLQAFSDHLPLADRNHDGLFDFFDVQSYLAEYSRDCQRQAATP, encoded by the coding sequence ATGTCCATAGATGGTTACCGCGCAGGCCGCCTCATCGTCCAGCTTACCTCAAACTCCCATGTCATCCAGGACCAAGGCCACCAGTTTGTTCTGGACACGTCCAGCGAACGCGCGACCGAATCCACCCGGGTGGCCTCTGCACTCCTGAACTCATGGCAAGTCACCAAACTCGATCGCGCCGTTCACCCCCAGAACGAGGGGGTTTCGCGTGCTCTAGGCCTTGATCGGTTCTATTTCCTTGATCTCCCTGTCACAACCGACCTTGATCTCCGAATCCGCCAACTCAGCGCGTTCTCGGACCTATTCGTCTCTGTCGAGAAGGACCGACGGGGTTCAGCCCACCTCCTCGACGAGCAAAGCGGCGGCTCACAATTCCCCTTGCCCAATGATCCGCTCTTCGAACAGCAATACGCCCTCGAAAACATTGGCCAGTCCATTCGAGGCTATGCCGGAACGGTCGATGCCGACCTCAACGCCACCGCAGCCTGGTCCGTCGTCGGCAATCGCCCCGGCGTCGTCGTCGCCGTGCTCGATTCAGGCATCAGTTTCAGCCACCCGGATCTCGCAGGCCAAATTGTTCAGGGTCGAAACTTCACCTCTGGCAATACAGAAGCTATCGACGATTCGTGGGTGTCTCATGGCACGCACGTCGCCGGCATCATCGCTGCACGCACAAACAACGGAATCGGTGTCGCAGGACTCGCACACAAGTCCTCCATTATGCCCGTCCGAATCGTCGATCGCTTCGGTTTTACGTTCGAGGGGTATCTCGCCAATGGCCTGATCTGGGCAGCCGACAATGGTGCGAAGGTCATCAACATCAGTCTGGGCTTCGAAAGCGCCAACAGCCTCCACCGAGCAGCCGTCCAGTATGCTGCAGCCCTCGATGTCGTCATGTGCGCTTCCTCGGGCAACATTTCAACTGACCCGATCGGCTTCCCGGCCGCCCTTCCAGAAACCATCGCTGTCGGTGCCACCAACAACCGCGATGAAATCGTCGGGTTTACGTCGGGCGGGCCTCAGATGGACGTCGCGGCTCCGGGCCGAGACATTTATTCCACCTGGGACACCACCGCTCTTCCTGATACCTATGAGTACCGCAGCGGTACCTCGTTCGCAAGCCCCTTTGTCGCAGCAACAGCAGCACTCGTCCGCACCCTTCGCCCCGACCTTACCGCTGAAACGATCCGGCAAGTCATCGCCGCAAGTGCCAAGGACATCGGCCCCTCTGGCTGGGATCCTTTCTCAGGCTCGGGCCGCATCGACGCCTACCAAGCCCTCCTTCTGGCTCGCGCGATACCGTTCCAAGGCACCCGCGTGTGCATCGCTGACCTCAATGGCGACGGCAGCGTCGACTTCATCGATATTCAGCTCTTTCTGCAGGCTTTTTCCGACCACCTACCTCTGGCCGATCGCAATCACGACGGCCTCTTCGACTTCTTCGATGTCCAGTCTTATCTCGCGGAATACTCCCGGGACTGCCAGAGACAGGCCGCCACACCCTAG
- a CDS encoding NAD(P)-dependent oxidoreductase, protein MNAVIIGSTGFIGRSLSRELAARHLPSFGIDCLADQHTPANFALCDIARDEPILPDGTDTIFYLAQSPHFRDFPLHADNLFAVNVVGALRAADLARRSGVRAFIYASTGTVYAHTFEPMREDQPFRRDNAYALSKIHAEEALALIPELKTCCVRLFGVFGPGQQRMMVPTIISRIKQSQPVTLEPHPFHPEDHEGLRISLTYVDDVARTLVDLAQHMLSRNDTPLRVNLASDQPTSIRTMAQTIASRLGLSPTFTIAPAPRATDYIADITLMRTICPLRFTPFADAINATLELHA, encoded by the coding sequence ATGAACGCAGTCATTATCGGTTCTACCGGGTTCATCGGCCGCTCACTCTCTCGCGAACTTGCTGCCCGCCACCTTCCCTCGTTCGGCATCGACTGCCTCGCCGACCAGCACACACCCGCTAACTTCGCACTGTGCGATATCGCACGCGACGAACCCATCCTCCCGGATGGCACCGACACTATCTTCTACCTCGCCCAGTCGCCCCACTTCCGCGATTTTCCGCTTCATGCAGACAACCTCTTTGCTGTCAACGTCGTAGGCGCGCTCCGCGCAGCCGATCTCGCACGACGCTCTGGTGTCCGCGCATTCATCTACGCCTCCACCGGCACCGTCTACGCGCACACCTTCGAGCCGATGCGCGAAGATCAGCCTTTCCGTCGCGATAACGCCTACGCCCTGAGCAAAATCCACGCTGAAGAAGCACTCGCTCTAATCCCAGAACTCAAAACCTGTTGCGTGCGGCTCTTCGGAGTCTTTGGCCCCGGTCAACAACGCATGATGGTCCCCACCATCATCTCACGCATCAAACAATCCCAGCCCGTCACTCTCGAACCGCACCCTTTCCACCCCGAAGACCACGAAGGCCTGCGCATCAGCCTCACCTATGTCGATGACGTCGCACGCACACTCGTCGACCTCGCCCAGCACATGCTCAGCCGCAACGACACCCCGCTTCGTGTCAACCTCGCCAGCGACCAACCGACCTCCATTCGCACCATGGCCCAAACCATCGCTTCACGCCTGGGCCTCTCGCCTACCTTCACGATCGCCCCCGCACCTCGCGCCACCGACTACATCGCCGACATTACACTCATGCGCACGATCTGCCCACTTCGCTTCACGCCCTTCGCCGACGCCATCAATGCAACGCTCGAACTCCATGCCTGA
- a CDS encoding class I SAM-dependent methyltransferase produces MKRSTLDFLRDPQTGKRLELQILATHGDEITEGILSAGQHWYPIIDGVPRLLFGAVRDHHADFIARHNLADRFPDESAPAPLSTQAATNVTFSDKWRRFKNYGFEQQHQQFLSGWFVKKFGLQSADQLPAFYRAFDRILEIGPGSGFNTQFMAQHCPGSVVSVDISEAAVTTYHNVGSLPNTHILQADLMAIPCEDNVFDFAIADGVLHHTPNTRNAVEAVYKKVKPGGQFFFYVYRQMGAARRFCDAHLRTHLSPLEPEACYEACEGITELGRELSKLDATITLEKGIPLLGIPPGTHNVQRLLYYNFLKCFWNDAFDWETNNMVNFDWYHPHDAWQHTDDEVRSWLADLGVTQYSFNDANPNGISVLLRKPL; encoded by the coding sequence ATGAAACGCAGCACCCTCGACTTCTTGCGCGACCCGCAAACCGGCAAGCGCCTCGAACTCCAGATCCTCGCCACGCACGGTGACGAAATCACCGAAGGCATTCTCTCCGCCGGCCAGCACTGGTACCCGATCATCGATGGCGTCCCGCGCCTCCTCTTCGGTGCTGTCCGCGATCATCACGCCGACTTCATCGCACGCCACAACCTCGCCGATCGCTTCCCCGATGAATCCGCCCCCGCTCCTCTCTCTACCCAGGCCGCCACCAACGTCACCTTTTCCGACAAATGGCGACGCTTCAAAAACTACGGCTTCGAGCAACAGCACCAGCAATTCCTCAGCGGCTGGTTCGTCAAGAAATTCGGCCTGCAATCCGCCGACCAACTCCCCGCCTTCTACCGCGCTTTCGACCGCATCCTCGAAATCGGACCCGGTTCCGGCTTCAACACGCAGTTCATGGCTCAACACTGCCCCGGCTCGGTCGTCTCCGTCGATATCTCCGAAGCCGCCGTCACAACATATCACAACGTCGGCAGCCTCCCCAACACCCACATCCTCCAGGCCGACCTCATGGCCATACCCTGCGAAGACAACGTCTTCGACTTCGCCATCGCCGATGGCGTCCTTCACCACACCCCAAACACACGCAACGCCGTTGAAGCTGTCTATAAAAAAGTAAAGCCCGGAGGCCAGTTCTTCTTTTACGTCTACCGGCAAATGGGCGCCGCACGTCGATTCTGCGATGCTCACCTCCGCACACACCTCTCTCCACTCGAGCCCGAAGCCTGCTACGAAGCCTGCGAAGGAATCACCGAACTCGGACGCGAACTGAGCAAACTCGACGCAACCATCACTCTCGAAAAAGGCATTCCGCTCCTCGGCATCCCCCCCGGAACTCACAACGTCCAACGTCTCCTCTACTACAACTTCCTCAAGTGCTTCTGGAACGACGCCTTCGACTGGGAGACCAACAACATGGTCAACTTCGACTGGTATCACCCACACGACGCCTGGCAGCACACCGACGACGAAGTCCGATCGTGGCTCGCCGACCTCGGAGTCACCCAATACTCATTCAACGACGCAAACCCCAATGGCATCTCCGTCCTCCTTCGCAAGCCCCTCTGA